One genomic window of Mustela erminea isolate mMusErm1 chromosome 13, mMusErm1.Pri, whole genome shotgun sequence includes the following:
- the AIFM3 gene encoding apoptosis-inducing factor 3 isoform X2, whose translation MWIPRTPARSLTRDRPPSTSRDPAGRCWAPRAPRPQCRRSAGPAPARSTPPPPRPRPRAVPQRRPTPSPVELKIEVVLPEKERGKEELSASGKGSPRAYQGNGTARHFHAEERLTAPHPYPGPQDCVEAAVCHVKDLENGQMREVELGWGKVLLVKDNGEFHALGHKCPHYGAPLVKGVLSRGRVRCPWHGACFNISTGDLEDFPGLDSLHKFQVKIEKEKVYVRASKQALQLQRRTKVMAKCISTSAGHSSSTNVLIVGAGAAGLVCAETLRQEGFSDRIVLCTLDRHLPYDRPKLSKSLDAQPEQLALRPKEFFRAYGIEVLTEAQVVTVDVRNKKVVFKDGFKLEYSKLLLAPGSSPKTLSCKGKEVENVFTIRTPEDANRVVRLARGRNAVVVGAGFLGMEVAAYLTEKAHSVSVVELEETPFRKFLGERVGRALMKMFENNRVKFYMQTEVSELRAQEGKLKEVVLKSSKVVRADVCVVGIGAVPATGFLRQSSVNLDSRGFIPVNKMMQTNVPGVFAAGDAVTFPLAWRNNRKVNIPHWQMAHAQGRVAAQNMLAQEAEISTVPYLWTAMFGKSLRYAGYGEGFDDVIIQGDLEELKFVAFYTKGDEVIAVASMNYDPIVSKVAEVLASGRAIRKREAVCAAQQDRRHVLAHRERILSSHAADLGRHAWAPGTEAKPWGQVPTSNFPGSPRAEPEPSQCLPSIAWLTSSEASCFLQEMLTPQGLSCH comes from the exons ATGTGGATTCCGAGGACACCGGCCCGGTCCCTGACTCGGGACCGACCCCCTTCTACCAGCAGGGACCCGGCGGGGCGGTGCTGGGCGCCGCGGGCTCCCCGGCCGCAGTGTCGCCGcagcgccggccccgcccccgcccgctccaccccaccccccccgcgGCCGCGGCCCCGAGCGGTTCCACAGCGGAGGCCCACGCCGAGCCCAG TGGAGCTCAAGATCGAGGTGGTGCTGCCGGAGAAGGAGCGAGGCAAGGAGGAGCTGTCAGCCAGCGGGAAGGGCAGCCCCCGGGCCTACCAGGGCAATGGCACAGCCCGCCACTTCCACGCTGAGGAGCGCCTGACCGCCCCTCACCCCTATCCCGGCCCTCAGGACTGTGTGGAGGCCGCTGTCTGCCATGTCAAGGACCTCGAGAATGGCCA GATGCGGGAagtggagctgggctgggggaaggTGCTGCTGGTGAAGGACAACGGGGAGTTCCACGCTCTGGGCCACAAGTGTCCACATTATGGTGCACCCCTGGTGAAAG gcgTGCTGTCCCGCGGCCGGGTGCGCTGCCCTTGGCATGGTGCCTGCTTCAACATCAGCACTGGTGACCTGGAGGACTTCCCTGGCCTAGACAGTCTGCACAAATTCCAG GTGAAGATTGAGAAGGAGAAGGTGTACGTCCGGGCCAGCAAGCAG GCCTTGCAGCTCCAGCGAAGAACTAAGGTGATGGCCAAGTGTATCTCTACGAGTGCTGGCCACAGCAGCAGCACCAACGTGCTCATTGTAGGCGCAG GTGCGGCTGGCTTAGTGTGTGCAGAGACCCTGCGGCAAGAGGGGTTCTCGGACAGGATCGTCTTGTGCACCCTGGACCGGCACCTCCCCTATGACCGACCTAAGCTCAGCAAG TCCCTGGacgcccagccggagcagctggCCCTGAGGCCCAAGGAGTTTTTCCGAGCCTATGGTATCGAGGTGCTCACTGAGGCCCAG GTGGTCACAGTGGATGTGAGAAACAAGAAGGTTGTGTTCAAGGATGGCTTCAAGCTGGAGTACAGCAAGCTGCTGCTTGCGCCAGGGAGCAG CCCTAAGACGCTGAGCTGCAAAGGCAAAGAGGTAGAGAACGTGTTCACCATCCGGACGCCTGAAGATGCCAATCGTGTGGTGAGGCTGGCCCGGGGCCGCAACGCGGTGGTCGTGGGAGCTGGCTTCCTGG GGATGGAAGTGGCCGCCTATCTGACCGAAAAAGCCCACTCGGTGTCTGTGGTGGAGCTGGAGGAGACACCCTTCAGGAAATTTTTGGGGGAACGTGTTGGTCGCGCCCTCATGAAG ATGTTTGAGAACAACCGGGTCAAGTTCTACATGCAGACAGAGGTGTCGGAGCTGCGGGCCCAGGAGGGAAAG CTGAAGGAGGTCGTGCTGAAGAGCAGCAAGGTTGTGCGGGCTGACGTCTGTGTTGTGGGCATCG GCGCCGTGCCCGCCACAGGCTTCCTGAGGCAGAGCAGCGTCAATCTGGATTCCCGAGGCTTCATTCCTGTCAACAAG ATGATGCAGACCAACGTCCCAGGTGTGTTTGCCGCTGGCGATGCTGTCACTTTCCCCCTGGCCTGGAGGAACAACCGGAAAGTGAATATCCCACACTGGCAGATGGCTCACGCCCAGG GGCGGGTGGCCGCGCAGAACATGCTGGCGCAGGAGGCGGAGATCAGCACCGTACCCTACCTGTGGACAGCCATGTTTGGCAAGAGTCTGCGCTACGCTG GGTACGGAGAAGGCTTCGACGACGTCATCATCCAGGGGGATCTGGAAGAGCTTAAGTTCGTGGCTTTTTACACCAA AGGCGATGAGGTGATTGCTGTGGCCAGCATGAATTACGATCCCATCGTGTCCAAGGTAGCTGAGGTGCTAGCCTCCGGCCGCGCCATCCGAAAGCGGGAG GCTGTTTGTGCTGCACAGCAA GACCGGCGACATGTCCTGGCTCACAGGGAAAGGATCCTGAGCTCGCATGCAGCAGACTTGGGCAGGCACGCTTGGGCACCAGGGACAGAGGCCAAGCCCTGGGGGCAGGTGCCAACCTCCAATTTCCCAGGATCTCCCAGGGCAGAACCTGAGCCTTCCCAGTGCTTGCCTTCGATTGCCTGGCTCACCTCCAGTgaggcttcctgcttcctccaggAGATGCTTACCCCCCAAGGCCTCAGCTGCCACTGA
- the AIFM3 gene encoding apoptosis-inducing factor 3 isoform X1 produces the protein MGGCFSKPKPVELKIEVVLPEKERGKEELSASGKGSPRAYQGNGTARHFHAEERLTAPHPYPGPQDCVEAAVCHVKDLENGQMREVELGWGKVLLVKDNGEFHALGHKCPHYGAPLVKGVLSRGRVRCPWHGACFNISTGDLEDFPGLDSLHKFQVKIEKEKVYVRASKQALQLQRRTKVMAKCISTSAGHSSSTNVLIVGAGAAGLVCAETLRQEGFSDRIVLCTLDRHLPYDRPKLSKSLDAQPEQLALRPKEFFRAYGIEVLTEAQVVTVDVRNKKVVFKDGFKLEYSKLLLAPGSSPKTLSCKGKEVENVFTIRTPEDANRVVRLARGRNAVVVGAGFLGMEVAAYLTEKAHSVSVVELEETPFRKFLGERVGRALMKMFENNRVKFYMQTEVSELRAQEGKLKEVVLKSSKVVRADVCVVGIGAVPATGFLRQSSVNLDSRGFIPVNKMMQTNVPGVFAAGDAVTFPLAWRNNRKVNIPHWQMAHAQGRVAAQNMLAQEAEISTVPYLWTAMFGKSLRYAGYGEGFDDVIIQGDLEELKFVAFYTKGDEVIAVASMNYDPIVSKVAEVLASGRAIRKREAVCAAQQDRRHVLAHRERILSSHAADLGRHAWAPGTEAKPWGQVPTSNFPGSPRAEPEPSQCLPSIAWLTSSEASCFLQEMLTPQGLSCH, from the exons ATGGGTGGGTGCTTCTCCAAACCCAAGCCAG TGGAGCTCAAGATCGAGGTGGTGCTGCCGGAGAAGGAGCGAGGCAAGGAGGAGCTGTCAGCCAGCGGGAAGGGCAGCCCCCGGGCCTACCAGGGCAATGGCACAGCCCGCCACTTCCACGCTGAGGAGCGCCTGACCGCCCCTCACCCCTATCCCGGCCCTCAGGACTGTGTGGAGGCCGCTGTCTGCCATGTCAAGGACCTCGAGAATGGCCA GATGCGGGAagtggagctgggctgggggaaggTGCTGCTGGTGAAGGACAACGGGGAGTTCCACGCTCTGGGCCACAAGTGTCCACATTATGGTGCACCCCTGGTGAAAG gcgTGCTGTCCCGCGGCCGGGTGCGCTGCCCTTGGCATGGTGCCTGCTTCAACATCAGCACTGGTGACCTGGAGGACTTCCCTGGCCTAGACAGTCTGCACAAATTCCAG GTGAAGATTGAGAAGGAGAAGGTGTACGTCCGGGCCAGCAAGCAG GCCTTGCAGCTCCAGCGAAGAACTAAGGTGATGGCCAAGTGTATCTCTACGAGTGCTGGCCACAGCAGCAGCACCAACGTGCTCATTGTAGGCGCAG GTGCGGCTGGCTTAGTGTGTGCAGAGACCCTGCGGCAAGAGGGGTTCTCGGACAGGATCGTCTTGTGCACCCTGGACCGGCACCTCCCCTATGACCGACCTAAGCTCAGCAAG TCCCTGGacgcccagccggagcagctggCCCTGAGGCCCAAGGAGTTTTTCCGAGCCTATGGTATCGAGGTGCTCACTGAGGCCCAG GTGGTCACAGTGGATGTGAGAAACAAGAAGGTTGTGTTCAAGGATGGCTTCAAGCTGGAGTACAGCAAGCTGCTGCTTGCGCCAGGGAGCAG CCCTAAGACGCTGAGCTGCAAAGGCAAAGAGGTAGAGAACGTGTTCACCATCCGGACGCCTGAAGATGCCAATCGTGTGGTGAGGCTGGCCCGGGGCCGCAACGCGGTGGTCGTGGGAGCTGGCTTCCTGG GGATGGAAGTGGCCGCCTATCTGACCGAAAAAGCCCACTCGGTGTCTGTGGTGGAGCTGGAGGAGACACCCTTCAGGAAATTTTTGGGGGAACGTGTTGGTCGCGCCCTCATGAAG ATGTTTGAGAACAACCGGGTCAAGTTCTACATGCAGACAGAGGTGTCGGAGCTGCGGGCCCAGGAGGGAAAG CTGAAGGAGGTCGTGCTGAAGAGCAGCAAGGTTGTGCGGGCTGACGTCTGTGTTGTGGGCATCG GCGCCGTGCCCGCCACAGGCTTCCTGAGGCAGAGCAGCGTCAATCTGGATTCCCGAGGCTTCATTCCTGTCAACAAG ATGATGCAGACCAACGTCCCAGGTGTGTTTGCCGCTGGCGATGCTGTCACTTTCCCCCTGGCCTGGAGGAACAACCGGAAAGTGAATATCCCACACTGGCAGATGGCTCACGCCCAGG GGCGGGTGGCCGCGCAGAACATGCTGGCGCAGGAGGCGGAGATCAGCACCGTACCCTACCTGTGGACAGCCATGTTTGGCAAGAGTCTGCGCTACGCTG GGTACGGAGAAGGCTTCGACGACGTCATCATCCAGGGGGATCTGGAAGAGCTTAAGTTCGTGGCTTTTTACACCAA AGGCGATGAGGTGATTGCTGTGGCCAGCATGAATTACGATCCCATCGTGTCCAAGGTAGCTGAGGTGCTAGCCTCCGGCCGCGCCATCCGAAAGCGGGAG GCTGTTTGTGCTGCACAGCAA GACCGGCGACATGTCCTGGCTCACAGGGAAAGGATCCTGAGCTCGCATGCAGCAGACTTGGGCAGGCACGCTTGGGCACCAGGGACAGAGGCCAAGCCCTGGGGGCAGGTGCCAACCTCCAATTTCCCAGGATCTCCCAGGGCAGAACCTGAGCCTTCCCAGTGCTTGCCTTCGATTGCCTGGCTCACCTCCAGTgaggcttcctgcttcctccaggAGATGCTTACCCCCCAAGGCCTCAGCTGCCACTGA
- the AIFM3 gene encoding apoptosis-inducing factor 3 isoform X4: MGGCFSKPKPVELKIEVVLPEKERGKEELSASGKGSPRAYQGNGTARHFHAEERLTAPHPYPGPQDCVEAAVCHVKDLENGQMREVELGWGKVLLVKDNGEFHALGHKCPHYGAPLVKGVLSRGRVRCPWHGACFNISTGDLEDFPGLDSLHKFQVKIEKEKVYVRASKQALQLQRRTKVMAKCISTSAGHSSSTNVLIVGAGAAGLVCAETLRQEGFSDRIVLCTLDRHLPYDRPKLSKSLDAQPEQLALRPKEFFRAYGIEVLTEAQVVTVDVRNKKVVFKDGFKLEYSKLLLAPGSSPKTLSCKGKEVENVFTIRTPEDANRVVRLARGRNAVVVGAGFLGMEVAAYLTEKAHSVSVVELEETPFRKFLGERVGRALMKMFENNRVKFYMQTEVSELRAQEGKLKEVVLKSSKVVRADVCVVGIGAVPATGFLRQSSVNLDSRGFIPVNKMMQTNVPGVFAAGDAVTFPLAWRNNRKVNIPHWQMAHAQGRVAAQNMLAQEAEISTVPYLWTAMFGKSLRYAGYGEGFDDVIIQGDLEELKFVAFYTKGDEVIAVASMNYDPIVSKVAEVLASGRAIRKREVETGDMSWLTGKGS, encoded by the exons ATGGGTGGGTGCTTCTCCAAACCCAAGCCAG TGGAGCTCAAGATCGAGGTGGTGCTGCCGGAGAAGGAGCGAGGCAAGGAGGAGCTGTCAGCCAGCGGGAAGGGCAGCCCCCGGGCCTACCAGGGCAATGGCACAGCCCGCCACTTCCACGCTGAGGAGCGCCTGACCGCCCCTCACCCCTATCCCGGCCCTCAGGACTGTGTGGAGGCCGCTGTCTGCCATGTCAAGGACCTCGAGAATGGCCA GATGCGGGAagtggagctgggctgggggaaggTGCTGCTGGTGAAGGACAACGGGGAGTTCCACGCTCTGGGCCACAAGTGTCCACATTATGGTGCACCCCTGGTGAAAG gcgTGCTGTCCCGCGGCCGGGTGCGCTGCCCTTGGCATGGTGCCTGCTTCAACATCAGCACTGGTGACCTGGAGGACTTCCCTGGCCTAGACAGTCTGCACAAATTCCAG GTGAAGATTGAGAAGGAGAAGGTGTACGTCCGGGCCAGCAAGCAG GCCTTGCAGCTCCAGCGAAGAACTAAGGTGATGGCCAAGTGTATCTCTACGAGTGCTGGCCACAGCAGCAGCACCAACGTGCTCATTGTAGGCGCAG GTGCGGCTGGCTTAGTGTGTGCAGAGACCCTGCGGCAAGAGGGGTTCTCGGACAGGATCGTCTTGTGCACCCTGGACCGGCACCTCCCCTATGACCGACCTAAGCTCAGCAAG TCCCTGGacgcccagccggagcagctggCCCTGAGGCCCAAGGAGTTTTTCCGAGCCTATGGTATCGAGGTGCTCACTGAGGCCCAG GTGGTCACAGTGGATGTGAGAAACAAGAAGGTTGTGTTCAAGGATGGCTTCAAGCTGGAGTACAGCAAGCTGCTGCTTGCGCCAGGGAGCAG CCCTAAGACGCTGAGCTGCAAAGGCAAAGAGGTAGAGAACGTGTTCACCATCCGGACGCCTGAAGATGCCAATCGTGTGGTGAGGCTGGCCCGGGGCCGCAACGCGGTGGTCGTGGGAGCTGGCTTCCTGG GGATGGAAGTGGCCGCCTATCTGACCGAAAAAGCCCACTCGGTGTCTGTGGTGGAGCTGGAGGAGACACCCTTCAGGAAATTTTTGGGGGAACGTGTTGGTCGCGCCCTCATGAAG ATGTTTGAGAACAACCGGGTCAAGTTCTACATGCAGACAGAGGTGTCGGAGCTGCGGGCCCAGGAGGGAAAG CTGAAGGAGGTCGTGCTGAAGAGCAGCAAGGTTGTGCGGGCTGACGTCTGTGTTGTGGGCATCG GCGCCGTGCCCGCCACAGGCTTCCTGAGGCAGAGCAGCGTCAATCTGGATTCCCGAGGCTTCATTCCTGTCAACAAG ATGATGCAGACCAACGTCCCAGGTGTGTTTGCCGCTGGCGATGCTGTCACTTTCCCCCTGGCCTGGAGGAACAACCGGAAAGTGAATATCCCACACTGGCAGATGGCTCACGCCCAGG GGCGGGTGGCCGCGCAGAACATGCTGGCGCAGGAGGCGGAGATCAGCACCGTACCCTACCTGTGGACAGCCATGTTTGGCAAGAGTCTGCGCTACGCTG GGTACGGAGAAGGCTTCGACGACGTCATCATCCAGGGGGATCTGGAAGAGCTTAAGTTCGTGGCTTTTTACACCAA AGGCGATGAGGTGATTGCTGTGGCCAGCATGAATTACGATCCCATCGTGTCCAAGGTAGCTGAGGTGCTAGCCTCCGGCCGCGCCATCCGAAAGCGGGAGGTGGA GACCGGCGACATGTCCTGGCTCACAGGGAAAGGATCCTGA
- the AIFM3 gene encoding apoptosis-inducing factor 3 isoform X3: MGGCFSKPKPVELKIEVVLPEKERGKEELSASGKGSPRAYQGNGTARHFHAEERLTAPHPYPGPQDCVEAAVCHVKDLENGQMREVELGWGKVLLVKDNGEFHALGHKCPHYGAPLVKGVLSRGRVRCPWHGACFNISTGDLEDFPGLDSLHKFQVKIEKEKVYVRASKQALQLQRRTKVMAKCISTSAGHSSSTNVLIVGAGAAGLVCAETLRQEGFSDRIVLCTLDRHLPYDRPKLSKSLDAQPEQLALRPKEFFRAYGIEVLTEAQVVTVDVRNKKVVFKDGFKLEYSKLLLAPGSSPKTLSCKGKEVENVFTIRTPEDANRVVRLARGRNAVVVGAGFLGMEVAAYLTEKAHSVSVVELEETPFRKFLGERVGRALMKMFENNRVKFYMQTEVSELRAQEGKLKEVVLKSSKVVRADVCVVGIGAVPATGFLRQSSVNLDSRGFIPVNKMMQTNVPGVFAAGDAVTFPLAWRNNRKVNIPHWQMAHAQGRVAAQNMLAQEAEISTVPYLWTAMFGKSLRYAGYGEGFDDVIIQGDLEELKFVAFYTKGDEVIAVASMNYDPIVSKVAEVLASGRAIRKREVELFVLHSKTGDMSWLTGKGS, encoded by the exons ATGGGTGGGTGCTTCTCCAAACCCAAGCCAG TGGAGCTCAAGATCGAGGTGGTGCTGCCGGAGAAGGAGCGAGGCAAGGAGGAGCTGTCAGCCAGCGGGAAGGGCAGCCCCCGGGCCTACCAGGGCAATGGCACAGCCCGCCACTTCCACGCTGAGGAGCGCCTGACCGCCCCTCACCCCTATCCCGGCCCTCAGGACTGTGTGGAGGCCGCTGTCTGCCATGTCAAGGACCTCGAGAATGGCCA GATGCGGGAagtggagctgggctgggggaaggTGCTGCTGGTGAAGGACAACGGGGAGTTCCACGCTCTGGGCCACAAGTGTCCACATTATGGTGCACCCCTGGTGAAAG gcgTGCTGTCCCGCGGCCGGGTGCGCTGCCCTTGGCATGGTGCCTGCTTCAACATCAGCACTGGTGACCTGGAGGACTTCCCTGGCCTAGACAGTCTGCACAAATTCCAG GTGAAGATTGAGAAGGAGAAGGTGTACGTCCGGGCCAGCAAGCAG GCCTTGCAGCTCCAGCGAAGAACTAAGGTGATGGCCAAGTGTATCTCTACGAGTGCTGGCCACAGCAGCAGCACCAACGTGCTCATTGTAGGCGCAG GTGCGGCTGGCTTAGTGTGTGCAGAGACCCTGCGGCAAGAGGGGTTCTCGGACAGGATCGTCTTGTGCACCCTGGACCGGCACCTCCCCTATGACCGACCTAAGCTCAGCAAG TCCCTGGacgcccagccggagcagctggCCCTGAGGCCCAAGGAGTTTTTCCGAGCCTATGGTATCGAGGTGCTCACTGAGGCCCAG GTGGTCACAGTGGATGTGAGAAACAAGAAGGTTGTGTTCAAGGATGGCTTCAAGCTGGAGTACAGCAAGCTGCTGCTTGCGCCAGGGAGCAG CCCTAAGACGCTGAGCTGCAAAGGCAAAGAGGTAGAGAACGTGTTCACCATCCGGACGCCTGAAGATGCCAATCGTGTGGTGAGGCTGGCCCGGGGCCGCAACGCGGTGGTCGTGGGAGCTGGCTTCCTGG GGATGGAAGTGGCCGCCTATCTGACCGAAAAAGCCCACTCGGTGTCTGTGGTGGAGCTGGAGGAGACACCCTTCAGGAAATTTTTGGGGGAACGTGTTGGTCGCGCCCTCATGAAG ATGTTTGAGAACAACCGGGTCAAGTTCTACATGCAGACAGAGGTGTCGGAGCTGCGGGCCCAGGAGGGAAAG CTGAAGGAGGTCGTGCTGAAGAGCAGCAAGGTTGTGCGGGCTGACGTCTGTGTTGTGGGCATCG GCGCCGTGCCCGCCACAGGCTTCCTGAGGCAGAGCAGCGTCAATCTGGATTCCCGAGGCTTCATTCCTGTCAACAAG ATGATGCAGACCAACGTCCCAGGTGTGTTTGCCGCTGGCGATGCTGTCACTTTCCCCCTGGCCTGGAGGAACAACCGGAAAGTGAATATCCCACACTGGCAGATGGCTCACGCCCAGG GGCGGGTGGCCGCGCAGAACATGCTGGCGCAGGAGGCGGAGATCAGCACCGTACCCTACCTGTGGACAGCCATGTTTGGCAAGAGTCTGCGCTACGCTG GGTACGGAGAAGGCTTCGACGACGTCATCATCCAGGGGGATCTGGAAGAGCTTAAGTTCGTGGCTTTTTACACCAA AGGCGATGAGGTGATTGCTGTGGCCAGCATGAATTACGATCCCATCGTGTCCAAGGTAGCTGAGGTGCTAGCCTCCGGCCGCGCCATCCGAAAGCGGGAGGTGGA GCTGTTTGTGCTGCACAGCAA GACCGGCGACATGTCCTGGCTCACAGGGAAAGGATCCTGA